One Primulina tabacum isolate GXHZ01 chromosome 10, ASM2559414v2, whole genome shotgun sequence DNA segment encodes these proteins:
- the LOC142505318 gene encoding uncharacterized protein LOC142505318 isoform X1, with translation MSIRTRNDDESEVREEEEDEVLKLEEEVERMAEKVLDCRTSLPYQLTSTLASLLSSQRPIVPELEVGTDTGSDSEVGVGQENFPLYAGVARPGESGSVTLLIREDRGQEEKIQLLKQKMSTNASKMQTVMQRMKEYMARIDKLESPNDVIHPAFKRKRTILN, from the exons ATGTCGATACGAACACGAAACGACGACGAATCAGAGGTCCGAGAAGAGGAAGAAGACGAGGTGTTAAAGCTGGAGGAAGAAGTGGAGCGAATGGCGGAGAAGGTGCTGGACTGCAGAACCTCACTTCCCTATCAACTCACCTCAACTCTTGCTTCTCTTCTCTCATCTCAACGACCCATTGTACCCGAACTGGAAGTTGGGACGGATACTGGGTCGGATTCGGAAGTTGGGGTTGGCCAGG AAAATTTTCCCCTTTATGCAGGTGTGGCGAGACCTGGCGAGTCAGGGAGCGTGACCTTGTTAATCAGAGAGGATAGGGGACAAGAAGAGAAAATACAGCTTCTTAAGCAAAAGATGTCAACTAATGCCTCTAAAATGCAAACTGTCATGCAGAGGATGAAAGAATATATGGCGAGGATCGATAAATTGGAGTCTCCCAACGACGTTATCCATCCTGCCTTTAAAAGGAAAAGGACTATTTTGAACTAG
- the LOC142505318 gene encoding uncharacterized protein LOC142505318 isoform X2, translated as MSIRTRNDDESEVREEEEDEVLKLEEEVERMAEKVLDCRTSLPYQLTSTLASLLSSQRPIVPELEVGTDTGSDSEVGVGQGVARPGESGSVTLLIREDRGQEEKIQLLKQKMSTNASKMQTVMQRMKEYMARIDKLESPNDVIHPAFKRKRTILN; from the exons ATGTCGATACGAACACGAAACGACGACGAATCAGAGGTCCGAGAAGAGGAAGAAGACGAGGTGTTAAAGCTGGAGGAAGAAGTGGAGCGAATGGCGGAGAAGGTGCTGGACTGCAGAACCTCACTTCCCTATCAACTCACCTCAACTCTTGCTTCTCTTCTCTCATCTCAACGACCCATTGTACCCGAACTGGAAGTTGGGACGGATACTGGGTCGGATTCGGAAGTTGGGGTTGGCCAGG GTGTGGCGAGACCTGGCGAGTCAGGGAGCGTGACCTTGTTAATCAGAGAGGATAGGGGACAAGAAGAGAAAATACAGCTTCTTAAGCAAAAGATGTCAACTAATGCCTCTAAAATGCAAACTGTCATGCAGAGGATGAAAGAATATATGGCGAGGATCGATAAATTGGAGTCTCCCAACGACGTTATCCATCCTGCCTTTAAAAGGAAAAGGACTATTTTGAACTAG
- the LOC142504854 gene encoding FT-interacting protein 7-like, with product MNNLKLAVEVVRAHNLMPKDGQGSSNPFVELHFDGQKFRTTVKEKDLDPYWNETFYFNVSNPNDLHNLALEAYVYNSNKTNNSRSSLGKVRITGTSFVPYSDAVVFNYPLEKGSIFSRARGELGMKVYITDNSFFNNSAPPPEMASSSYSSLHSVNEELPSQKEEDAVPDLWSKRKKGTRRTFYDLPNSNNQQQIPPPVQTNSEMRFEPQAPQIVRTYSGLSSQPADFTLKETSPFLGGGQVVGGRVIRSDKQHSVYDLVEPMQFLFVRVVKARDLPRMDLTGSLDPYVEVRLGNYKGVTRHFEKNQNPEWNTVFTFSKDRMQSSVLEVVVKDKNLVKDDFVGFIRINLHEVPTRVPPDSPLAPEWYRLEDKKGEKMNGELMLAVWMGTQADEAFPDAWHSDAASPVDSSGPSTHIRAKVYHSPRLWYVRVNVIEAQDLVVFEKNHFPNIQVKAQIGNQIFKTKAVQSQTMNALWNEEFMFVAADPFDDHLIISVEDRVGPNKDEVLGRTFIPLPTVDRRADDRMIHSRWFNLQKPNSTEIEEPKRDKFSSRIHLRICLDGGYHVLDESTHHSSDLRPTAKQLWKPPIGILELGILNADALTPMKVRSGRGTSDTYCVAKYGQKWVRTRTIIDSLNPKYNEQYTWEVFDPATVITIGVFDNAQMGDKDSNGNRDMKIGKVRIRISTLETDRVYTHSYPLLVLHPSGIKKMGELHLAIRFSCTSMVNLMRLYSRPLLPKMHYVRPLSVLQLDILRLQAVNIVAARLSRAEPPLRKEVIEFMTDANAHLWSMRRSKANFFRLMSVFNGLFAMGRWFKEVCAWKNPITTVLVQVLYVMLICFPELILPTIFLYMFLIGLWNYRYRPRYPPHMNTKLSFADAVHPDELDEEFDTFPTTRGSELVRMRYDRLRSVAGRIQMVVGDIASQGERVQALVSWRDPRATVIFMAFCIVIAIVLYAVPFQLLVILTGLYTMRHPRFRHKSPPPPVNFFRRLPARTDSML from the coding sequence ATGAACAATCTCAAGCTAGCCGTGGAAGTAGTTCGAGCCCACAATCTCATGCCCAAAGATGGGCAAGGTTCGTCCAATCCATTCGTGGAGCTTCACTTTGATGGTCAGAAATTCCGCACCACCGTCAAAGAAAAGGATCTCGACCCATATTGGAACGAGACGTTCTATTTTAATGTATCTAATCCAAATGATCTGCATAATCTCGCACTCGAGGCTTATGTATACAACAGCAACAAAACCAATAATTCCAGATCGTCTCTTGGAAAGGTTAGAATAACTGGTACATCCTTTGTTCCTTATTCTGATGCAGTCGTTTTTAACTACCCTCTAGAAAAAGGAAGCATTTTCTCGCGTGCTAGAGGGGAGCTTGGCATGAAAGTTTATATAACCGATAATTCGTTTTTTAATAACTCGGCCCCTCCTCCTGAGATGGCTTCATCTTCGTATTCGAGTTTGCATTCTGTCAATGAGGAGCTGCCTTCTCAAAAAGAGGAAGATGCCGTCCCGGATTTATGGTCTAAACGCAAAAAGGGGACAAGACGCACTTTTTATGATCTTCCGAACTCAAACAACCAGCAGCAAATACCCCCTCCTGTACAAACAAATAGTGAAATGAGGTTTGAACCACAGGCACCTCAGATTGTTCGAACTTATTCGGGTTTATCTTCACAGCCTGCTGACTTTACTCTGAAAGAAACGAGCCCTTTTCTTGGAGGAGGACAAGTTGTTGGGGGACGAGTCATACGTTCAGACAAGCAGCATAGTGTTTATGACCTAGTTGAGCCTATGCAATTCCTCTTTGTACGGGTCGTCAAGGCTCGCGACCTTCCTAGAATGGATCTCACTGGGAGTCTTGACCCTTATGTTGAAGTGAGGCTTGGAAACTACAAAGGAGTCACAAGGCACTTCGAGAAAAACCAGAATCCAGAGTGGAACACGGTGTTTACCTTTTCAAAAGATAGAATGCAGTCATCTGTTTTGGAAGTTGTGGTTAAAGATAAGAATTTGGTGAAAGATGATTTTGTTGGATTTATTCGAATTAATCTCCATGAGGTTCCCACGAGAGTTCCACCAGATAGTCCTTTGGCTCCAGAATGGTACCGTCTTGAAGATAAAAAAGGTGAGAAAATGAATGGAGAACTGATGCTTGCTGTTTGGATGGGCACGCAAGCTGATGAAGCCTTTCCTGATGCTTGGCATTCAGATGCAGCTAGTCCTGTGGATAGCTCAGGTCCTTCAACACACATCCGTGCAAAAGTCTACCACTCCCCTAGGTTGTGGTATGTACGGGTGAATGTGATTGAGGCACAAGACTTGGTTGTGTtcgaaaaaaatcattttccaaATATTCAAGTTAAGGCACAGATTGGGAACCAAATCTTTAAGACAAAGGCAGTCCAATCACAAACTATGAACGCTTTATGGAATGAAGAATTCATGTTTGTTGCTGCCGATCCCTTTGATGATCATCTGATCATTTCGGTCGAAGATCGTGTTGGTCCAAACAAAGATGAGGTTCTTGGCAGGACTTTTATTCCCCTTCCAACAGTTGATCGGCGTGCAGATGATCGAATGATTCACTCCCGTTGGTTTAACCTTCAGAAACCAAATTCAACTGAAATTGAGGAACCAAAAAGAGATAAATTTTCAAGTAGGATTCATCTTCGAATCTGCCTTGATGGAGGTTATCATGTTCTTGACGAATCTACACATCATAGTAGTGATCTCCGACCAACAGCAAAACAACTATGGAAGCCACCAATTGGTATCTTAGAGCTAGGTATTCTGAATGCCGATGCCCTCACACCAATGAAAGTGAGAAGTGGACGAGGTACATCTGATACATATTGTGTTGCCAAGTATGGTCAGAAATGGGTTCGAACCAGGACAATTATTGACAGCTTAAATCCAAAGTACAACGAGCAGTACACTTGGGAAGTTTTCGATCCAGCCACTGTTATTACAATAGGCGTTTTTGACAATGCTCAAATGGGTGACAAAGACTCGAATGGTAATCGAGACATGaaaattgggaaagttaggaTTCGAATCTCGACCCTTGAAACTGACAGAGTTTACACTCATTCTTACCCCTTACTTGTACTCCACCCTTCTGGTATAAAGAAGATGGGAGAACTACACTTGGCAATCCGATTTTCATGCACGTCAATGGTAAACCTGATGCGTTTGTATTCAAGACCCCTCTTGCCAAAAATGCACTATGTTAGGCCATTAAGCGTGCTGCAGCTCGACATACTACGTCTGCAAGCTGTCAATATAGTTGCGGCACGGCTAAGTAGAGCTGAACCTCCTCTCAGAAAAGAAGTTATTGAGTTCATGACTGATGCAAATGCACATCTGTGGAGCATGAGGCGTAGCAAGGCAAACTTTTTCCGCCTCATGTCGGTTTTTAACGGGCTTTTCGCTATGGGGAGATGGTTTAAAGAAGTTTGTGCGTGGAAGAaccctataacaacagttttagtGCAAGTTCTCTATGTGATGCTCATCTGCTTCCCTGAACTGATTCTTCCGACAATATTTCTCTACATGTTTCTCATCGGGCTCTGGAACTACCGGTACCGACCTAGATATCCTCCTCACATGAACACAAAACTATCATTCGCTGATGCAGTGCACCCGGATGAGCTTGATGAAGAATTCGACACATTCCCCACAACACGAGGCTCAGAGCTTGTAAGAATGAGGTACGATCGGTTACGAAGTGTGGCGGGTCGTATTCAAATGGTTGTGGGTGATATAGCCTCACAAGGGGAGAGGGTTCAAGCACTGGTAAGTTGGCGAGATCCACGAGCTACGGTAATATTCATGGCGTTTTGTATAGTCATCGCCATTGTTTTATATGCCGTGCCTTTCCAGTTGCTGGTCATCTTGACTGGATTGTATACCATGAGGCATCCCAGGTTTCGTCACAAATCGCCCCCACCTCCAGTGAACTTTTTCCGACGGCTTCCGGCCAGGACCGATAGCATGTTGTGA
- the LOC142505555 gene encoding LOW QUALITY PROTEIN: digalactosyldiacylglycerol synthase 2, chloroplastic-like (The sequence of the model RefSeq protein was modified relative to this genomic sequence to represent the inferred CDS: deleted 1 base in 1 codon) — MDKKQHIVIFTTASLPWLTGTAVNPLFRAAYLAKNEERKVTLVIPWLKLKDQERVYPNKITFSSPSEQEAYVRQWLEERSGLVSSFTICFYPGKFSLHKRSILALGDITEVIPDEEADVAVLEEPEHLTWYHHGKRWKTKFRLVVGIVHTNYLEYVRREKNGQLQAFFLKYMNSWVVNIYCHRVIRLSAATQELPRSVVCNVHGVNPRFLDIGLKKKEQLHNGDHAFTKGVYYIGKMVWSKGYKELLKLLRDHQKELIGLEVDLYGSGEDSDQVQEAAKNLEIPVRVHPGCDHGDPLFHDYKVFLNPSTTDVVCTSTAEALAMGKIVVCANHPSNDFFKQFPNCRTYDDGEGFVRETLQALQDQPAPQTDAQRHELSWEAATERFLNAAQLNNLLAKKFTKTPSKLFMSTSMNMRSRLEDASTSVHLMGTAFFSTQPDEEQCKEVGLSVPSKKQSTPSRKWVF; from the exons ATGGATAAGAAGCAACATATAGTGATATTTACTACAGCTAGCCTTCCATGGCTAACTGGAACTGCTGTCAACCCTCTTTTTCGTGCAGCATATCTCGCTAAAAATGAGGAGCGAAAAGTTACTTTGGTGATTCCTTGGTTGAAATTGAAGGACCAAGAGCGCGTCTATCCAAACAAAATTACATTTAGTTCTCCATCGGAACAGGAAGCCTATGTTCGCCAGTGGCTGGAAGAAAGGTCTGGATTGGTATCCAGTTTTACAATATGTTTCTATCCCGGGAAA TTTTCTCTACATAAACGGAGCATTCTTGCTTTGGGGGACATTACTGAAGTGATCCCAGATGAAGAGGCAGATGTCGCCGTCCTTGAAGAACCTGAGCATCTCACGTGGTATCATCATGGGAAAAGGTGGAAAACAAAATTTCGCTTGGTTGTTGGGATTGTTCACACTAATTATCTGGAATATGTGAGGAGAGAGAAGAATGGGCAACTGCAAGCTTTTTTCCTAAAATACATGAACAGTTGGGTTGTGAATATATATTGTCACAGG GTAATAAGATTATCAGCTGCCACCCAAGAACTTCCAAGGTCTGTAGTCTGCAATGTACATGGAGTAAACCCGAGATTTCTTGATATTGGCTTGAAAAAGAAAGAACAACTACATAACGGAGACCACGCCTTCACGAAAGGCGTTTATTACATTGGGAAGATGGTGTGGAGTAAAGGCTACAAAGAACTACTTAAACTTCTTCGGGATCACCAAAAAGAGCTAATTGGACTTGAGGTTGATTTATATGGTAGCGGGGAGGACTCTGATCAAGTTCAGGAAGCTGCTAAAAATTTGGAAATACCCGTCAGGGTTCATCCTGGGTGTGATCACGGCGATCCTTTATTTCATGA CTATAAGGTGTTCTTGAATCCTAGCACCACAGATGTAGTTTGCACAAGC ACAGCTGAAGCTTTGGCAATGGGCAAAATAGTCGTATGCGCCAATCATCCCTCGAATGATTTCTTCAAGCAGTTTCCAAATTGTCGAACATATGATGATGGGGAGGGGTTCGTTAGGGAAACACTCCAGGCGTTGCAAGATCAACCTGCCCCACAAACTGATGCTCAAAGGCATGAGCTATCCTGGGAGGCGGCCACAGAACGATTCCTAAATGCTGCACAGCTCAACAACTTGCTtgcaaaaaaattcacaaaaacaCCCTCAAAGCTTTTCATGTCAACATCTATGAACATGAGGAGTCGTCTCGAAGATGCATCCACCTCTGTTCATTTAATGGGAACTGCATTCTTTAGTACACAACCAGATGAAGAGCAATGCAAAGAGGTTGGCTTATCTGTTCCTTCGAAAAAACAGTCAACTCCTTCGAGAAAATGGGTTTTCTAG
- the LOC142505556 gene encoding 16 kDa phloem protein 2-like, which produces MPRGTLEVLLVSAKGLDDTDFLSNIDPYAVVTCRTQEKKSSVAKGQGSSPEWNETFLFTVSSGVTEIRIKIMDSDNFSSDDFVGEAIIPLEPAFVVEAMPPAAYNVVKDEQYCGEIRVGLKFFPQENCEREFGNEDNLGGWKESSFD; this is translated from the exons ATGCCTCGAGGAACGCTTGAAGTCCTCCTTGTTTCTGCCAAAGGACTTGATGACACTGATTTTTTAT CTAACATTGACCCTTATGCCGTTGTAACTTGCCGAACTCAGGAGAAAAAAAGCAGTGTTGCAAAAG GACAAGGATCTAGCCCTGAATGGAATGAGACCTTCCTTTTCACTGTCTCTAGCGGCGTAACGGAAATCAGAATCAAAATAATGGATAGTGATAATTTCTCTAGTGATGATTTTGTTGGAGAAGCAAT TATTCCTCTGGAGCCAGCGTTTGTCGTAGAAGCCATGCCACCAGCTGCATACAATGTTGTCAAGGATGAACAGTACTGTGGAGAGATAAGAGTTGGCCTCAAGTTCTTTCCTCAG GAAAACTGTGAAAGAGAATTTGGCAATGAGGATAACCTTGGGGGATGGAAAGAATCGTCGTTTGACTAA
- the LOC142505553 gene encoding shaggy-related protein kinase alpha-like isoform X2 gives MNMMRRLKSIASGRSSVSDPGGDSGIKRAKVEQEIDQIVAREAEAGEKYLRAPEQQMASNSSESVASTSDVHGRPEKSGYDELPKDMQEMKIRDDNKSDNQEDSDMEPTVVSGSGTEAGQIIVTSVGGRDGQPKQTMSYMAERVVGTGSFGVVYQAKCLEMCESVAIKKVLQDRRYKNRELQIMRLLSHPNVVQLKHCFYSTTEKNEVYLNLVLEYVSETVYRASRHYTRVNQYMPVFYVQLYTYQICRALNYIHNVIGVCHRDIKPQNLLVNPHTHQLKLCDFGSAKMLVPGEPNISYICSRYYRAPELIFGATEYTTAIDMWSVGCVMAELLLGQPLFPGESSVDQVVEIIKILGTPTREEIKCMNPDYREFKFPQIKAHPWHKIFNKRMPTEAVDLVSRLLQYSPTLRFTALEACAHPFFDDLRELNACLPNGRPLPPLFNFTQEELVGVPAELLQRLIPDHAKK, from the exons ATGAATATGATGCGTCGGCTCAAGAGCATTGCTTCAGGCCGCTCCTCCGTTTCAGATCCT GGTGGGGATTCGGGCATTAAACGGGCGAAGGTGGAGCAAGAAATAGATCAAATAGTTGCCCGTGAAGCAGAGGCAGGAGAAAAATATTTGAGAGCGCCCGAACAGCAGATGGCTTCTAACTCTTCCGAATCTGTCGCCAGCACGTCAGATGTACATGGACGACCCGAGAAGTCTGGCTATGACGAGCTTCCCAAAGACATGCAAGAAATGAAAATTAGAGATGATAATAAATCTGATAACCAAGAGGACAGT GATATGGAGCCCACTGTTGTTAGCGGCAGCGGGACTGAGGCAGGTCAGATAATTGTGACGTCTGTTGGGGGTCGGGATGGACAACCAAAACAG ACAATGTCTTATATGGCCGAGCGCGTGGTTGGAACTGGTTCATTTGGAGTTGTTTATCAG GCGAAGTGCCTCGAAATGTGTGAATCGGTAGCCATAAAGAAGGTTCTACAGGATAGAAGATACAAGAACAGAGAATTGCAGATTATGCGCTTACTCAGTCATCCTAACGTTGTTCAACTGAAGCATTGTTTTTATTCTACCACTGAAAAGAATGAGGTGTACCTTAATCTTGTTCTTGAGTATGTCTCGGAAACCGTTTATCGAGCTTCAAGGCACTATACCAGAGTGAATCAATACATGCCTGTCTTTTATGTGCAGCTATATACATATCAG ATATGTCGTGCTCTGAATTATATACATAATGTTATTGGTGTTTGCCACCGCGACATAAAACCACAGAATCTTTTG GTAAATCCCCACACACATCAGCTGAAGCTTTGTGATTTTGGAAGTGCAAAGATGCTG GTTCCGGGTGAACCAAATATTTCGTACATATGCTCTCGCTATTACAGGGCTCCGGAACTAATCTTTGGAGCCACGGAGTACACAACTGCAATTGATATGTGGTCTGTTGGTTGTGTTATGGCCGAACTACTTCTAGGACAGCCTCTCTTTCCCGGAGAAAGCAGTGTAGATCAAGTAGTCGAAATTATTAAG ATTTTGGGGACTCCAACAAGAGAAGAAATTAAGTGCATGAATCCAGATTATAGAGAATTCAAGTTTCCTCAGATCAAAGCTCACCCCTGGCATAAG aTATTTAATAAACGAATGCCCACAGAAGCGGTGGATTTAGTGTCAAGGCTGCTCCAATATTCACCAACTCTACGTTTCACTGCT TTGGAGGCTTGTGCTCATCCTTTTTTTGACGACTTGAGAGAACTTAACGCATGTTTGCCAAATGGGCGCCCCCTACCTCCCCTGTTCAATTTTACGCAAGAAG AACTCGTCGGTGTGCCTGCAGAACTCTTGCAACGACTCATTCCAGACCATGCGAAGAAGTAA
- the LOC142505553 gene encoding shaggy-related protein kinase alpha-like isoform X1, with protein MNMMRRLKSIASGRSSVSDPGGDSGIKRAKVEQEIDQIVAREAEAGEKYLRAPEQQMASNSSESVASTSDVHGRPEKSGYDELPKDMQEMKIRDDNKSDNQEDSVKDMEPTVVSGSGTEAGQIIVTSVGGRDGQPKQTMSYMAERVVGTGSFGVVYQAKCLEMCESVAIKKVLQDRRYKNRELQIMRLLSHPNVVQLKHCFYSTTEKNEVYLNLVLEYVSETVYRASRHYTRVNQYMPVFYVQLYTYQICRALNYIHNVIGVCHRDIKPQNLLVNPHTHQLKLCDFGSAKMLVPGEPNISYICSRYYRAPELIFGATEYTTAIDMWSVGCVMAELLLGQPLFPGESSVDQVVEIIKILGTPTREEIKCMNPDYREFKFPQIKAHPWHKIFNKRMPTEAVDLVSRLLQYSPTLRFTALEACAHPFFDDLRELNACLPNGRPLPPLFNFTQEELVGVPAELLQRLIPDHAKK; from the exons ATGAATATGATGCGTCGGCTCAAGAGCATTGCTTCAGGCCGCTCCTCCGTTTCAGATCCT GGTGGGGATTCGGGCATTAAACGGGCGAAGGTGGAGCAAGAAATAGATCAAATAGTTGCCCGTGAAGCAGAGGCAGGAGAAAAATATTTGAGAGCGCCCGAACAGCAGATGGCTTCTAACTCTTCCGAATCTGTCGCCAGCACGTCAGATGTACATGGACGACCCGAGAAGTCTGGCTATGACGAGCTTCCCAAAGACATGCAAGAAATGAAAATTAGAGATGATAATAAATCTGATAACCAAGAGGACAGTGTAAAG GATATGGAGCCCACTGTTGTTAGCGGCAGCGGGACTGAGGCAGGTCAGATAATTGTGACGTCTGTTGGGGGTCGGGATGGACAACCAAAACAG ACAATGTCTTATATGGCCGAGCGCGTGGTTGGAACTGGTTCATTTGGAGTTGTTTATCAG GCGAAGTGCCTCGAAATGTGTGAATCGGTAGCCATAAAGAAGGTTCTACAGGATAGAAGATACAAGAACAGAGAATTGCAGATTATGCGCTTACTCAGTCATCCTAACGTTGTTCAACTGAAGCATTGTTTTTATTCTACCACTGAAAAGAATGAGGTGTACCTTAATCTTGTTCTTGAGTATGTCTCGGAAACCGTTTATCGAGCTTCAAGGCACTATACCAGAGTGAATCAATACATGCCTGTCTTTTATGTGCAGCTATATACATATCAG ATATGTCGTGCTCTGAATTATATACATAATGTTATTGGTGTTTGCCACCGCGACATAAAACCACAGAATCTTTTG GTAAATCCCCACACACATCAGCTGAAGCTTTGTGATTTTGGAAGTGCAAAGATGCTG GTTCCGGGTGAACCAAATATTTCGTACATATGCTCTCGCTATTACAGGGCTCCGGAACTAATCTTTGGAGCCACGGAGTACACAACTGCAATTGATATGTGGTCTGTTGGTTGTGTTATGGCCGAACTACTTCTAGGACAGCCTCTCTTTCCCGGAGAAAGCAGTGTAGATCAAGTAGTCGAAATTATTAAG ATTTTGGGGACTCCAACAAGAGAAGAAATTAAGTGCATGAATCCAGATTATAGAGAATTCAAGTTTCCTCAGATCAAAGCTCACCCCTGGCATAAG aTATTTAATAAACGAATGCCCACAGAAGCGGTGGATTTAGTGTCAAGGCTGCTCCAATATTCACCAACTCTACGTTTCACTGCT TTGGAGGCTTGTGCTCATCCTTTTTTTGACGACTTGAGAGAACTTAACGCATGTTTGCCAAATGGGCGCCCCCTACCTCCCCTGTTCAATTTTACGCAAGAAG AACTCGTCGGTGTGCCTGCAGAACTCTTGCAACGACTCATTCCAGACCATGCGAAGAAGTAA